Proteins encoded by one window of Massilia sp. NR 4-1:
- a CDS encoding hemolysin family protein: MHNLLLVLLALFLVALNGFFVAAEFGIVTLRRTRVRAIAKTQGLKGRILAKVHGELDAYLSACQLGITLSSLGLGWIGEPAFASLLEPLLTAIGVTAPEIVHGISFVFAFVTISFLHIVVGELAPKSLAIRLPEVIGLWSAVPLYAFYWAMYPAIWVLNASANFVLRVAGLAGAGGHESHYSTDELKLILRTSQPGEQFNHDERNILANSLDFSQMRVSDLMRPINEVIGLHAAKPLEENLETVVRNRFSRYPYFDASGDNVLGVVHLKDLFFAQQSGKAIKSMASFLRPVETISARTPAMELFRRFRDGAPHFALIGEKGKRPVGFLTLDNLLGSMVGEIHDEFRLNENDWLKQPDGALIGKASLPIVSLERALGLDVENEDLGLDEVESVGGLIMLKLGDIPKQGQRVSFDAFDIVVKKMNGPRILLVKVIPRHPRGGDSDEQD, encoded by the coding sequence ATGCACAACCTATTGCTCGTCCTGCTGGCCCTTTTCCTCGTTGCACTCAATGGTTTTTTCGTGGCGGCCGAATTCGGCATCGTCACCCTGCGTCGGACCCGGGTCCGCGCCATCGCTAAAACCCAGGGCTTGAAAGGACGTATTCTCGCCAAAGTCCATGGCGAACTGGATGCTTATCTCTCCGCCTGCCAATTGGGCATCACCCTGTCCTCGCTGGGCCTGGGCTGGATCGGCGAACCCGCATTCGCCAGCCTGCTGGAACCGCTGCTCACCGCCATCGGTGTCACCGCGCCGGAAATCGTGCATGGCATTTCCTTCGTCTTCGCCTTCGTCACCATCTCCTTCCTGCACATCGTGGTGGGCGAGCTGGCGCCGAAATCGCTGGCCATCCGCCTGCCGGAAGTGATCGGCCTGTGGAGCGCCGTGCCGCTGTATGCCTTCTACTGGGCCATGTATCCGGCCATCTGGGTGCTGAATGCCAGCGCCAACTTCGTGCTGCGCGTGGCCGGCCTGGCCGGCGCGGGCGGCCATGAGTCGCATTATTCGACCGATGAACTGAAACTGATCCTGCGCACCAGCCAGCCCGGCGAACAGTTCAACCATGATGAGCGCAATATCCTGGCCAATTCGCTGGATTTCAGCCAGATGCGCGTGTCCGACCTGATGCGCCCCATCAATGAGGTGATCGGCCTGCACGCCGCCAAGCCGCTGGAAGAGAACCTGGAAACCGTGGTGCGCAACCGTTTCAGCCGCTACCCCTATTTCGACGCCAGCGGCGACAATGTGCTGGGCGTGGTGCACCTGAAAGACCTGTTCTTCGCCCAGCAGTCGGGCAAGGCCATCAAGTCCATGGCCAGCTTCCTGCGTCCGGTCGAAACGATTTCCGCGCGCACCCCGGCCATGGAGCTGTTCCGCCGCTTCCGCGACGGTGCGCCCCACTTCGCCCTGATCGGCGAAAAAGGCAAGCGCCCGGTCGGCTTCCTGACCCTGGACAATCTGCTCGGCTCCATGGTCGGCGAGATCCACGACGAATTCCGCCTCAATGAAAACGATTGGCTCAAGCAGCCGGACGGCGCCCTGATCGGCAAGGCCAGCCTGCCCATCGTCTCGCTGGAACGCGCGCTGGGCCTGGACGTGGAAAACGAAGACCTCGGCCTGGACGAGGTGGAATCGGTCGGTGGCCTGATCATGCTGAAGCTGGGCGATATCCCGAAACAGGGGCAGCGCGTGAGTTTCGACGCCTTCGATATTGTGGTGAAAAAGATGAATGGCCCGCGCATCTTGCTGGTCAAGGTCATTCCGCGCCACCCGCGCGGCGGCGACAGCGATGAGCAGGATTGA
- a CDS encoding ATP-binding cassette domain-containing protein, producing MAAAPSSLDAPTAACALSARQLCKRFPLKGSKQDSVALNGISLDIPSAALTALVGPDGAGKTTLLRLAAGLLQATSGSLQVLGIDVGHDPQAVQDRISYMPQRFGLYEDLSVQENLDLYADLHGVPRDVRQERFQRLMRMTDLASFTSRPAGKLSGGMKQKLGLACTLVRSPELLLLDEPTVGVDPLSRRELWQIVQQLVQDEKLSVLVSTSYMDEAERCAQVFVLHEGGILAQGKPDAIRQRAAGLCFNAAPPPGMPARALQARLLDAAGAIIDAVPEGGKVRFIGRSGADHSSLLANVEVTPVAARLEDGFMMILRAPDASSSDGSTSAEEDGLASASKAGGRAGPGSTSVTAPIDRRTNGTSAVIEVRDLVRKFGDFTAVASTSFSVRRGEIFGLLGPNGAGKTTTFRMLCGLLPASSGFLQVAGVNLRHARAQARQKIGYVAQKFALYGNLTVAENLAFFGGAYGLHGARLRERTREVLAQFQLNGQEERQSGLLPGGFKQRLAMAAGLLHEPEILFLDEPTSGADPLARREFWRRITALSQAGVTVVVTTHFMEEAEYCDRIVIQDAGRLLAIGTPAEVRRQAGDVANMEQAFIAIVESNRAGHGGHAPGAAP from the coding sequence ATGGCTGCAGCTCCCTCTTCCCTTGATGCCCCCACGGCAGCCTGCGCCCTCTCCGCCCGGCAGCTGTGCAAACGCTTCCCGCTCAAGGGGTCGAAACAGGACAGCGTGGCGCTGAATGGCATCAGCCTGGATATTCCTTCCGCCGCGCTGACAGCACTGGTCGGCCCGGACGGTGCCGGCAAAACCACCTTGCTGCGCCTGGCGGCGGGGCTGCTGCAGGCGACATCGGGCTCCTTGCAGGTGCTGGGCATCGACGTGGGACATGATCCGCAGGCGGTGCAGGACCGCATCAGCTATATGCCGCAGCGCTTTGGCCTGTATGAGGATTTGAGCGTGCAGGAAAATCTCGATCTGTATGCGGACCTGCACGGCGTGCCGCGCGATGTGCGCCAGGAACGCTTCCAGCGTCTGATGCGGATGACCGACCTGGCAAGCTTTACCTCGCGGCCCGCCGGCAAACTCTCCGGCGGCATGAAACAGAAGCTGGGGCTGGCCTGCACGCTGGTGCGCTCGCCCGAGCTGCTGTTGCTTGATGAACCGACCGTGGGTGTGGACCCGCTCTCGCGCCGCGAGCTGTGGCAGATCGTGCAGCAATTGGTGCAGGATGAAAAGCTGTCGGTGCTCGTCAGCACCTCGTATATGGACGAGGCGGAACGCTGCGCCCAGGTCTTTGTGCTGCATGAAGGCGGCATCCTGGCGCAAGGCAAGCCGGACGCCATACGGCAGCGCGCCGCTGGCCTGTGCTTCAACGCAGCACCGCCGCCCGGGATGCCGGCCCGCGCGCTGCAGGCGCGCCTGCTTGACGCAGCCGGTGCCATCATCGACGCCGTGCCCGAAGGCGGCAAAGTGCGTTTCATCGGACGCAGCGGCGCGGACCATTCGTCCTTGCTGGCGAACGTCGAAGTCACGCCCGTCGCGGCAAGACTGGAAGATGGCTTCATGATGATATTGCGCGCGCCGGACGCTAGCTCCAGCGACGGCAGCACCAGCGCCGAGGAGGACGGTCTCGCCTCCGCGAGCAAGGCCGGCGGCCGCGCCGGTCCAGGCAGCACAAGCGTTACCGCTCCGATTGACCGGCGCACGAACGGAACATCGGCTGTCATCGAAGTACGAGACCTGGTACGCAAGTTCGGCGACTTCACGGCGGTTGCCAGCACCAGCTTCAGCGTGCGGCGCGGCGAGATCTTCGGCCTGCTGGGGCCCAATGGCGCGGGCAAGACCACCACCTTCCGCATGCTGTGCGGCCTGCTGCCCGCGAGCAGCGGCTTTCTGCAGGTGGCGGGCGTGAACCTGCGCCACGCGCGCGCCCAGGCCCGGCAGAAGATCGGCTATGTCGCGCAGAAGTTCGCGCTGTACGGCAATCTGACGGTGGCCGAGAACCTGGCTTTCTTCGGCGGCGCTTACGGCTTGCACGGCGCGCGCCTGCGCGAGCGCACGCGCGAGGTGCTGGCGCAATTCCAGCTGAACGGACAGGAGGAGCGGCAAAGCGGCCTGCTGCCGGGCGGTTTCAAACAGCGGCTGGCCATGGCGGCCGGCCTGCTGCACGAACCGGAAATCCTGTTTCTGGACGAACCCACCAGCGGCGCCGATCCCCTCGCCCGCCGCGAATTCTGGCGCCGCATCACGGCGCTCTCGCAGGCGGGAGTGACGGTTGTCGTCACCACGCACTTCATGGAGGAAGCAGAGTACTGCGACCGCATCGTGATCCAGGACGCTGGACGCCTGCTGGCCATCGGCACGCCGGCCGAGGTGCGCCGCCAAGCCGGCGATGTCGCCAATATGGAGCAAGCTTTCATCGCCATCGTTGAAAGCAACCGTGCCGGCCATGGCGGCCACGCCCCGGGAGCCGCGCCATGA
- a CDS encoding ABC transporter permease has translation MFTALLRRLAALCRKEFLAVLKDPASRAILIAPALVQSLLFGYAATYDLSHVPYVVLDGSRSAASRELLAKLDGGGIFQRVASVETPQQVRQAIDTQQALLAIQLPPDFERRLYAGDAAPLQLILDGRNSNTAGSAAAYVGAVAASFSQQWRTAHGGSAPPLQVEARAWYNPNLETRWNLMPGLMAALSMLQTLLLTALSVAREREQGTFDQLLVTPLTPAEIMVGKALPPMLIGLTQSSLILLVALFWFQVPLAGSLLLIYAGLALFTLACVGIGLSISAVSANMQQAMLYTFVLIMPLMLLSGLTTPVRNMPPALQVATLANPLRFAIDLVQRVYLEGVGLSVVWPDLLPMVALAAVTLPLAAWLFRHRLV, from the coding sequence ATGTTCACCGCCCTGCTGCGCCGTCTCGCCGCCTTGTGCCGCAAGGAGTTCCTGGCCGTGCTCAAAGATCCGGCCAGCCGCGCCATCCTGATCGCCCCGGCGCTGGTGCAAAGCCTGCTGTTCGGCTACGCCGCCACCTATGACTTGAGCCATGTGCCGTATGTGGTGCTGGACGGCAGCCGCAGCGCCGCCTCCCGCGAACTGCTGGCGAAGCTGGACGGCGGCGGCATCTTCCAGCGCGTCGCCAGCGTGGAGACGCCGCAGCAGGTGCGCCAGGCCATCGACACCCAGCAAGCCCTGCTCGCCATCCAGCTGCCACCCGATTTCGAGCGCCGCCTGTATGCGGGCGACGCCGCGCCGCTGCAGTTGATCCTCGATGGCCGCAATTCCAACACTGCCGGCTCCGCCGCCGCTTATGTCGGCGCGGTGGCCGCCAGCTTCAGCCAGCAGTGGCGCACCGCCCACGGCGGCAGCGCGCCGCCGCTGCAGGTCGAAGCGCGCGCCTGGTACAACCCCAATCTGGAAACGCGCTGGAACCTGATGCCCGGCCTGATGGCCGCCCTCAGCATGCTGCAAACCCTGCTGCTCACGGCCTTGTCGGTGGCGCGCGAGCGCGAACAAGGCACCTTCGACCAGCTCCTCGTCACCCCGCTCACGCCGGCCGAGATCATGGTCGGCAAGGCCCTGCCACCCATGCTGATCGGGCTGACGCAATCCTCGCTCATCCTGCTGGTGGCCCTGTTCTGGTTCCAGGTGCCGCTGGCCGGTTCGCTGCTGCTGATCTATGCCGGGCTGGCGCTGTTCACCCTGGCCTGCGTCGGCATCGGCCTGTCGATTTCCGCCGTGTCGGCCAATATGCAGCAGGCCATGCTCTACACCTTTGTGCTCATCATGCCGCTGATGCTGCTGTCCGGCCTGACCACGCCGGTGCGCAATATGCCGCCCGCGCTGCAAGTGGCGACCCTGGCCAATCCGCTGCGCTTTGCCATCGACCTGGTGCAGCGCGTGTACCTCGAAGGCGTGGGCTTGAGCGTGGTCTGGCCCGATCTGCTGCCCATGGTGGCACTGGCCGCCGTCACGCTGCCGCTGGCCGCATGGCTGTTCCGCCACCGCCTGGTGTGA
- the cyoE gene encoding heme o synthase, translating into MTTHTATHKQNHRIAQYWALTKPRVTQLAVFCAVIGMFLATDGMPDWRVVVAATLGIWLLAGAAFAVNCLAEREIDARMARTARRPLATGEISPGETLLFSAIIGGAGMWVLYTLVNPLTMWLTFVTFVGYAVIYTMILKPATPQNIVIGGLSGAMPPALGWAAVANDVPMQAWLLVLIIFIWTPPHFWALAMYRRDDYARSGLPMLPVTHGLPFTQFHVWLYSIALAATTLLPFAVKMSGLIYLASAVALDTVFLWYGWRIYRHYTDLIARKAFAYSIIYLALLFGALLVDHYFKF; encoded by the coding sequence ATGACGACCCACACCGCGACCCATAAACAGAACCACCGCATCGCCCAATACTGGGCGCTGACCAAGCCGCGAGTCACCCAGCTGGCCGTGTTCTGTGCCGTAATCGGCATGTTCCTGGCCACCGACGGCATGCCTGACTGGCGCGTGGTGGTCGCCGCCACCCTCGGCATCTGGCTGCTGGCCGGCGCCGCCTTCGCCGTCAACTGCCTGGCCGAGCGCGAGATCGATGCGCGCATGGCGCGCACCGCGCGCCGCCCGCTGGCCACGGGCGAAATCTCGCCCGGCGAGACCCTGCTGTTCTCCGCCATCATCGGCGGCGCCGGCATGTGGGTGTTGTACACCCTGGTCAATCCGCTCACCATGTGGCTGACCTTCGTCACCTTCGTCGGCTATGCCGTGATCTATACGATGATCCTGAAACCGGCCACGCCGCAGAACATCGTGATCGGCGGCCTGTCGGGCGCCATGCCGCCGGCCCTGGGCTGGGCCGCCGTCGCCAACGACGTGCCGATGCAAGCCTGGCTGCTGGTGCTGATCATCTTCATCTGGACCCCGCCGCACTTCTGGGCGCTGGCCATGTACCGGCGCGACGACTACGCGCGCTCCGGCCTGCCGATGCTGCCTGTGACGCACGGCCTGCCGTTCACCCAATTCCATGTGTGGCTGTACTCGATCGCGCTGGCTGCCACCACCTTGCTGCCTTTCGCCGTCAAGATGAGCGGCTTGATTTACCTGGCCAGTGCGGTCGCCCTCGATACGGTCTTCCTATGGTACGGATGGCGCATTTACCGCCACTACACTGACCTGATCGCCCGCAAGGCGTTCGCCTACTCGATCATCTACCTTGCCCTGCTGTTCGGAGCTTTACTGGTAGATCACTACTTCAAGTTCTGA
- a CDS encoding HlyD family efflux transporter periplasmic adaptor subunit, with amino-acid sequence MRKKIVFALIVLLGLAAGAAWYVQRPARGGTELVLHGNVDLRQVALAFNGSERIARLLVQEGEQVRAGQVLGELDTRTLDLRLAQARAQAEAQQQVLRRLRAGSRPEELGQARAATTAAQAEVDLAKQQQDRYEALERRAVSQQDVDTVRARYKTALAQLDSARKAQQLVQNGPRNEDIAQASALLDAANADAALLQHQLNEAQLKAPIDAVVRARLLEPGDMASPQRPVYTLAINNPKWIRAYVSETDLGRIRPGMAARIAIDSLPGETLPGKVGFISSTAEFTPKTVQTEELRTALVYEVRVQAEDKADRLRLGMPATVRIAKQDGAGR; translated from the coding sequence ATGCGCAAGAAGATCGTTTTCGCCCTTATCGTCCTGCTGGGCCTTGCCGCAGGCGCGGCCTGGTATGTGCAGCGGCCGGCGCGCGGCGGCACGGAGCTGGTCCTGCATGGGAATGTCGATCTGCGCCAGGTCGCGCTGGCGTTCAACGGCAGCGAACGCATCGCCCGCCTGCTGGTGCAGGAAGGGGAACAGGTGCGCGCCGGCCAGGTGCTGGGCGAACTCGATACGCGCACGCTGGATCTGCGGCTGGCGCAGGCGCGCGCCCAGGCCGAAGCGCAGCAGCAGGTCTTGCGCCGTCTGCGCGCAGGCAGCCGTCCGGAGGAACTGGGGCAGGCGCGCGCCGCGACCACGGCGGCCCAGGCCGAAGTGGATCTGGCCAAGCAGCAGCAGGACCGCTACGAGGCGCTGGAGCGGCGTGCCGTCAGCCAGCAGGATGTCGATACGGTGCGCGCCCGCTACAAAACGGCGCTGGCCCAGCTGGACAGCGCGCGCAAGGCGCAGCAGCTGGTGCAGAATGGCCCGCGCAACGAGGACATCGCGCAAGCCAGCGCCCTGCTGGATGCGGCCAATGCCGACGCGGCGCTGCTGCAGCACCAGCTCAACGAGGCGCAGTTGAAGGCACCCATCGATGCGGTGGTGCGCGCACGACTGCTGGAACCGGGCGATATGGCGTCGCCGCAGCGGCCCGTGTACACGCTGGCGATCAATAATCCGAAGTGGATACGCGCGTATGTGAGCGAAACCGATCTGGGACGCATCCGTCCCGGCATGGCGGCCCGCATTGCCATCGACAGCCTGCCGGGAGAGACGCTGCCGGGCAAGGTTGGCTTTATTTCCTCCACCGCCGAGTTCACGCCGAAAACGGTGCAGACCGAGGAACTGCGCACGGCACTGGTGTACGAAGTGCGCGTGCAGGCCGAGGACAAGGCCGACCGTCTGCGCCTGGGCATGCCGGCTACCGTCCGTATCGCCAAACAGGACGGCGCGGGGCGTTGA
- a CDS encoding AI-2E family transporter, translating to MEKRFQPYTRLAAIVFLVIGCLWVLSPFLAAILFAAAITISSWPLYERLLERMKQRRTLAAATMTISLVLVILVPLAMVTWNIADNAGHVYRGVREALDAGTMAPPEWIKQIPLVGESVDAYLHKLIGNREELLALAKRYMEPARRILLGGSVMLGSGVAQVSLAAFVSFFLYRDGQILLNALRVGMEKVMGEHAHPVADTVSRTVRGVMYGLLGTALAQAAVAAVGFLIAGVPAVALLSVATFLFSLIPVGPPLIWGGATIWLFNQGSTGWAIFMAIWGVFLISGVDNVVKPMLISRGSSLPFLLVLLGVMGGVLAFGFVGLFIGPTLLAVALGLLRNWTDTASE from the coding sequence ATGGAAAAACGTTTTCAACCCTATACCCGCCTGGCCGCCATTGTCTTCCTGGTGATCGGTTGCCTCTGGGTGCTGAGTCCCTTCCTGGCCGCGATCCTGTTCGCCGCCGCCATCACCATCTCCAGCTGGCCCCTGTACGAACGGCTGCTGGAACGCATGAAACAGCGCCGCACCCTAGCCGCCGCCACCATGACCATCTCACTGGTGCTGGTGATCCTGGTGCCGCTGGCCATGGTGACGTGGAATATCGCCGACAACGCCGGTCACGTGTACCGCGGCGTGCGCGAAGCGCTCGATGCCGGCACCATGGCACCGCCCGAGTGGATCAAGCAAATCCCCCTGGTGGGCGAATCGGTCGACGCCTATCTGCACAAATTGATCGGCAACCGCGAAGAGCTGCTGGCCCTCGCCAAGCGCTATATGGAGCCGGCACGCCGCATCCTGCTGGGCGGCAGCGTAATGCTGGGCAGCGGCGTGGCGCAAGTCAGCCTGGCCGCCTTCGTCTCCTTCTTCCTCTACCGCGATGGCCAGATCTTGCTGAACGCCCTGCGCGTGGGCATGGAAAAAGTCATGGGCGAACATGCCCACCCGGTGGCCGACACGGTCAGTCGCACCGTGCGTGGCGTGATGTACGGCCTGCTCGGCACCGCGCTGGCGCAGGCTGCGGTGGCGGCGGTCGGCTTCCTGATCGCCGGCGTGCCGGCCGTGGCGCTGCTCTCGGTCGCCACCTTCCTGTTCTCGCTGATCCCGGTCGGCCCGCCGCTGATCTGGGGCGGCGCCACCATCTGGCTGTTCAACCAGGGCAGCACCGGCTGGGCCATCTTCATGGCCATCTGGGGCGTGTTCCTGATCAGCGGCGTCGACAACGTGGTCAAGCCCATGCTGATCAGCCGCGGTTCCAGCCTGCCCTTCCTGCTGGTGCTGCTCGGTGTGATGGGCGGCGTCCTGGCGTTCGGTTTCGTCGGCCTCTTCATCGGCCCGACCCTGCTCGCCGTCGCCCTCGGCCTGCTGCGCAACTGGACCGACACCGCATCCGAATAA
- a CDS encoding SCO family protein: protein MKKLFAAVCMLLALAGCAEKKLEFTNTDLTGLDYAKGFALNDHTGKPVTLETYKGKVVVVFFGFTQCPDVCPTTMAEMSSVMKELGPQADQVQVLFVTLDPERDTKELLAQYVPTFDSRFVGLYGDPARIMQTAKDFKVFYSKVPGKEPGSYTIDHTAGSYVFDKSGKIRLFLRHGQGPAPVVHDLKLLLS, encoded by the coding sequence ATGAAAAAACTGTTTGCTGCTGTCTGCATGCTGCTGGCGCTGGCCGGCTGTGCCGAGAAAAAACTCGAATTCACCAATACCGATCTGACCGGCCTGGATTACGCCAAGGGCTTCGCCCTCAACGACCACACCGGCAAGCCGGTCACGCTGGAGACCTACAAAGGCAAGGTGGTGGTGGTGTTCTTCGGCTTCACCCAATGCCCCGACGTGTGCCCGACCACCATGGCCGAAATGTCCAGCGTGATGAAGGAACTGGGGCCGCAAGCCGACCAGGTGCAAGTGCTGTTCGTGACCCTCGACCCCGAGCGCGACACCAAGGAACTGCTGGCGCAATACGTGCCGACCTTCGATTCGCGCTTCGTCGGCCTGTACGGCGACCCGGCGCGCATCATGCAGACTGCCAAGGACTTCAAGGTGTTCTACTCCAAGGTGCCGGGCAAGGAGCCGGGCAGCTACACCATCGACCACACCGCAGGCAGCTATGTGTTCGACAAGAGCGGCAAGATCCGCCTCTTCCTGCGCCATGGACAGGGTCCGGCGCCGGTGGTGCACGACCTGAAGCTGCTGCTTTCCTGA
- a CDS encoding ABC transporter permease produces MNTRHSASGFARRLIALTRKEFRQLLRDSSNLAIGVALPILLILIFGYGLSLDVKNAPIAIVLEDSSPAAMDAISGLQLSPVFSPLLLPSMREAEQLLQERRVDGIVRVPSDFSRRLASGDARIQLLVHGSEASRASIILNYASAALMQWPERQAERAASRPDAADGGAALPPAARASIRIEQRMWFNAANTSTWYLVPGLIVLIMTLVGAFLTALVMAREWERGTLEALFVSPVRPVEILLAKIIPYFCVGMGGLALCLLAARFLFGVPMQGSLIVFLLCSMLYLFVAVGMGLLISSITRNQFLASQAALLSSFMPSLMLSGFLFDLRNVPALIRYIGNILPATYFMELMRTLFLAGNVWPLILRDCAILAAYAVLLLGLARAVTRKRLD; encoded by the coding sequence ATGAATACCCGGCACTCCGCCAGCGGCTTTGCGCGCCGTCTGATCGCGCTCACGCGCAAGGAGTTCCGCCAGCTGCTGCGCGACAGCAGCAATCTGGCCATCGGCGTGGCGCTGCCCATCTTGCTGATTCTGATCTTCGGCTACGGCCTGTCGCTGGACGTGAAGAACGCGCCCATCGCCATCGTGCTGGAAGACAGCTCCCCCGCCGCAATGGACGCCATATCCGGCCTGCAGCTTTCACCGGTCTTCTCGCCGCTGCTGCTGCCGTCGATGCGCGAAGCCGAGCAATTGCTGCAGGAACGCCGCGTCGATGGCATCGTGCGCGTGCCATCGGACTTCTCGCGCCGCCTGGCCAGCGGCGATGCCCGTATCCAGCTGCTGGTGCACGGTTCGGAAGCCAGCCGCGCCAGCATCATCCTCAACTACGCCAGCGCGGCGCTGATGCAGTGGCCCGAACGCCAAGCCGAACGCGCCGCTTCGCGTCCAGATGCCGCGGATGGCGGCGCCGCGCTGCCGCCGGCGGCGCGCGCCAGCATCCGCATCGAGCAGCGCATGTGGTTCAATGCCGCCAACACCAGTACCTGGTATCTGGTGCCTGGCCTGATCGTGCTGATCATGACGCTGGTGGGTGCCTTCCTCACCGCCCTCGTCATGGCGCGCGAGTGGGAACGCGGCACGCTGGAGGCGCTGTTCGTTTCACCCGTGCGGCCGGTGGAAATCCTGCTGGCCAAGATCATTCCCTACTTCTGCGTCGGCATGGGCGGCCTGGCTCTCTGCCTGCTGGCGGCGCGCTTCCTGTTCGGGGTACCGATGCAAGGTTCGCTGATCGTCTTCCTGCTGTGTTCCATGCTCTACCTGTTTGTCGCCGTCGGCATGGGACTGCTGATCTCCTCCATCACGCGCAACCAGTTCCTCGCCAGCCAGGCGGCGCTGCTAAGCAGCTTCATGCCCTCGCTGATGCTGTCCGGCTTCCTGTTCGACTTGCGCAATGTGCCGGCGCTGATCCGCTATATCGGCAACATCCTGCCCGCCACCTATTTCATGGAGCTGATGCGTACCCTGTTCCTGGCCGGGAATGTGTGGCCGCTGATTCTGCGCGACTGCGCCATCCTCGCCGCCTATGCCGTGCTGCTGCTTGGCCTGGCACGCGCCGTCACCCGCAAACGTCTGGACTGA
- a CDS encoding heme A synthase, protein MHHVTLAQMAITALMVALLPLSMVWISKDVSKYRKLVWVSVFLTFDLIVFGAFTRLTDSGLGCPDWPGCYGLANPFLAHEEIRAAESLMPSGPVTMFKAWVEMIHRYLAMGIGVLIVAMMAVAWLRWRDSRKGLGGYGAGFAPGYPTVLFFFICLQGAFGAWTVTLKLQPVIVTIHLLLGMGLLAVLAWFGARQDQYVAPLPRSDAPATAIRRLRRLAALSALVLLVQIALGGWVSTNYATLACNEFPLCQGKLVPEMDFEHGFHLWRELGKTAAGHYLPFSALTAIHWVHRNFAAVVVLVLGLTAAAAWRHAGLRGLARGILAVLLLQALTGLATIYLNYPLAIAVLHNAGAALLVLLLTMLNYRAKFQFDTALR, encoded by the coding sequence ATGCACCACGTCACCCTGGCCCAGATGGCCATCACCGCCCTGATGGTAGCCCTGCTGCCGCTGTCCATGGTGTGGATCTCGAAGGATGTCAGCAAATACCGCAAGCTGGTCTGGGTCAGCGTCTTCCTGACCTTCGACCTGATCGTGTTCGGCGCCTTCACGCGCCTGACCGATTCCGGCCTGGGCTGCCCGGACTGGCCGGGCTGCTATGGCCTGGCCAATCCCTTCCTCGCCCATGAGGAAATCCGCGCCGCCGAAAGCCTGATGCCGAGCGGCCCCGTGACCATGTTCAAGGCCTGGGTCGAGATGATCCACCGCTACCTGGCCATGGGCATCGGCGTCTTGATCGTGGCGATGATGGCCGTGGCCTGGCTGCGCTGGCGCGACAGCCGCAAAGGCCTCGGTGGCTATGGCGCCGGCTTCGCGCCCGGCTATCCCACCGTCCTGTTCTTCTTTATCTGCCTGCAGGGCGCGTTCGGCGCCTGGACCGTGACCCTGAAACTGCAGCCGGTGATCGTCACCATCCACCTGCTGCTGGGCATGGGCCTGCTGGCGGTGCTGGCCTGGTTCGGCGCGCGCCAGGACCAGTACGTGGCGCCGCTGCCGCGCAGCGACGCCCCGGCCACGGCAATCCGCCGGCTGCGCCGGCTGGCCGCCTTGTCGGCCCTGGTGCTGCTGGTGCAGATCGCGCTGGGTGGCTGGGTGAGCACTAACTACGCCACCCTGGCCTGCAACGAGTTCCCGCTCTGCCAGGGCAAGCTGGTGCCGGAGATGGACTTCGAGCACGGCTTCCACCTGTGGCGCGAACTGGGCAAGACCGCCGCCGGCCACTACCTGCCATTCTCGGCGCTGACCGCCATCCACTGGGTGCACCGCAACTTCGCCGCCGTGGTGGTGCTGGTGCTGGGCCTGACCGCCGCCGCGGCCTGGCGCCATGCCGGCCTGCGCGGCCTGGCGCGCGGCATCCTGGCCGTGCTGCTGTTGCAGGCATTGACCGGTTTGGCAACGATTTACCTGAATTACCCGCTCGCCATCGCCGTGCTGCATAACGCCGGGGCGGCCCTGCTGGTGCTTTTGCTGACCATGTTAAACTACCGGGCTAAGTTCCAATTCGACACCGCGCTGCGCTGA
- a CDS encoding DUF1272 domain-containing protein — MLELRPGCEHCNKALPPASTEARICTYECTFCADCAENLLSNVCPNCGGGFVPRPVRPASNWKGNNYLGADPASTTVKHRPVNFEEHARIVAAQNGLPPEQR; from the coding sequence ATGCTGGAACTCCGGCCTGGCTGTGAACACTGCAATAAGGCGCTGCCGCCTGCCTCCACCGAGGCGCGCATCTGCACTTACGAATGCACTTTCTGCGCCGACTGCGCCGAAAATCTGCTGTCGAACGTCTGCCCCAACTGCGGTGGCGGTTTCGTGCCGCGTCCCGTCCGGCCAGCCAGCAACTGGAAGGGCAATAACTATCTGGGCGCCGATCCGGCCAGCACCACGGTCAAACACCGTCCGGTGAATTTCGAGGAGCATGCGCGCATCGTGGCCGCGCAGAACGGTCTGCCGCCCGAGCAGCGATAA